A stretch of Bacillus pseudomycoides DNA encodes these proteins:
- the pnp gene encoding polyribonucleotide nucleotidyltransferase, with product MSQEKQVFSIDLAGRQLTIETSQLAKQANGAVLVRYGDTAVLSTATASKEPKNVDFFPLTVNYEERLYAVGKIPGGFIKREGRPSEKAILASRLIDRPIRPLFADGFRNEVQVVSIVMSVDQDCSSEMAAMLGSSLALSISDIPFEGPIAGATVGRIDGEFVINPTVEQQEKSDIHLVVAGTKDAINMVEAGADQVPEETMLEAIMFGHEEIKRLIAFQEEIVQAVGKEKTAVQLYEVDAELNQAVRAMAEQDMHSAIQVHEKHAREDAINEVKKRVIEHYEAQEADAETLGQVNEILYKIVKEEVRRLITVEKIRPDGRKGDEIRPLASEVGILSRTHGSGLFTRGQTQALSICTLGALGDVQILDGLGVEESKRFMHHYNFPSFSVGETRPMRGPGRREIGHGALGERALEPVIPSEQDFPYTVRLVSEVLESNGSTSQASICGSTLAMMDAGVPLKAPVAGIAMGLVKSGEHYTILTDIQGMEDHLGDMDFKVAGTAQGVTALQMDIKIDGLSREILEEALQQAKVGRMHILDHMLSAIAEPRKELSAYAPKIITMTINPDKIRDVIGPSGKQINKIIEETGVKIDIEQDGTVFISSVDQEMNEKAKKIIEDIVREVQVGEIYLGKVKRIEKFGAFVGLFSGKDGLVHISELALERVGKVEDVVKIGDEISVKVIEIDKQGRVNLSRKVLLKEEQEKEAAKEEASKQENIQEQK from the coding sequence ATGAGTCAAGAAAAGCAAGTCTTCTCGATAGATTTAGCTGGTCGTCAGCTAACAATTGAAACAAGTCAGCTTGCAAAGCAAGCAAACGGAGCAGTATTAGTAAGATATGGCGACACAGCAGTTCTATCTACAGCAACTGCATCAAAAGAGCCGAAAAATGTAGATTTCTTCCCACTTACAGTAAACTATGAAGAGCGTTTATATGCAGTAGGAAAAATTCCAGGCGGTTTTATTAAACGTGAAGGTCGTCCAAGTGAAAAAGCGATCTTGGCAAGTCGTTTGATTGACCGACCAATTCGTCCGCTTTTTGCAGATGGTTTCCGTAATGAAGTACAAGTTGTCAGCATTGTAATGAGTGTTGATCAAGATTGTTCTTCTGAGATGGCGGCTATGCTTGGTTCTTCATTAGCGTTATCGATTTCAGATATTCCATTTGAAGGCCCAATCGCAGGTGCAACAGTTGGTCGTATTGACGGTGAATTCGTTATTAATCCAACAGTAGAGCAACAAGAGAAAAGTGATATTCACCTTGTTGTAGCTGGTACGAAAGATGCAATTAACATGGTAGAAGCGGGAGCGGATCAAGTACCTGAAGAAACAATGTTAGAAGCAATTATGTTTGGTCACGAAGAAATTAAACGTCTAATTGCTTTCCAAGAAGAGATTGTACAAGCTGTAGGTAAAGAGAAGACAGCAGTACAACTTTATGAAGTGGATGCTGAGCTTAATCAAGCAGTACGTGCAATGGCTGAGCAAGACATGCATTCTGCAATTCAAGTACATGAAAAACATGCACGTGAAGATGCGATTAATGAAGTGAAAAAACGTGTAATTGAGCATTATGAAGCGCAAGAAGCTGATGCTGAAACATTAGGACAAGTAAATGAGATTCTATATAAAATTGTAAAAGAAGAAGTACGTCGTCTTATTACAGTTGAAAAAATCCGCCCAGATGGACGTAAAGGTGATGAAATTCGTCCTTTAGCATCAGAGGTAGGTATTTTATCTCGTACGCACGGTTCTGGCTTGTTTACACGTGGACAAACACAAGCACTAAGTATTTGTACACTAGGCGCATTAGGAGATGTACAAATTTTAGATGGTCTAGGTGTAGAAGAATCTAAACGCTTTATGCATCATTATAATTTCCCATCCTTTAGTGTTGGTGAAACAAGACCGATGCGTGGACCGGGTCGTCGTGAAATCGGTCACGGTGCATTAGGTGAGCGTGCTCTTGAACCAGTTATTCCATCCGAGCAAGACTTCCCATATACAGTTCGTCTTGTATCAGAAGTATTAGAATCAAACGGTTCGACTTCACAAGCAAGTATTTGCGGTAGTACATTAGCAATGATGGACGCTGGTGTTCCACTTAAGGCGCCAGTTGCTGGTATTGCGATGGGACTTGTAAAATCTGGTGAGCACTACACAATTTTAACTGATATTCAAGGTATGGAAGATCACTTAGGTGATATGGACTTTAAAGTAGCAGGTACAGCACAAGGTGTAACAGCGCTACAAATGGATATTAAAATTGATGGTTTATCTCGTGAAATTCTAGAAGAAGCATTACAACAAGCGAAAGTTGGTCGTATGCACATTCTAGATCATATGTTATCTGCTATCGCTGAACCTCGCAAAGAGCTATCTGCATATGCTCCGAAAATCATTACAATGACAATTAATCCGGATAAAATCCGTGATGTTATTGGACCAAGTGGTAAGCAAATTAACAAAATTATTGAAGAAACTGGCGTGAAAATTGATATTGAGCAAGATGGTACAGTCTTTATTTCATCGGTTGATCAAGAAATGAATGAAAAGGCGAAGAAAATTATCGAAGATATCGTTCGTGAAGTACAAGTAGGCGAAATCTACTTAGGAAAAGTAAAACGTATCGAGAAGTTCGGTGCTTTCGTTGGATTATTCAGTGGTAAAGATGGTCTTGTTCATATTTCTGAGCTTGCACTTGAGCGCGTAGGTAAAGTAGAAGACGTTGTGAAAATTGGCGACGAGATTTCAGTAAAAGTTATCGAGATTGACAAACAAGGTCGT
- the truB gene encoding tRNA pseudouridine(55) synthase TruB → MEGVVLLHKPKGMTSHDCVFKLRKILREKRIGHTGTLDPDVTGVLPICIGRATKIAQFLTSETKTYEGEVTLGFSTTTEDASGEVVEKQDVNRIITRAEVEDVLAELTGTIEQVPPMYSAVKVNGKKLYEYARAGQEVERPVRTITIHEFVLLDDREVFEGENISFRFRVTCSKGTYVRTLAVMIGEKLGFPAHMSHLVRTASGEFLLEDCISFEEIEENMQNGTVESIFISIDEALSKFPKMIVDEKQAEKIKNGMFLKNELQVTAPFITVFDKNEHCLAIYEHHPKHPGMLKPMKVLVNNQELKL, encoded by the coding sequence ATGGAAGGTGTAGTACTATTACATAAACCAAAAGGGATGACATCGCACGATTGTGTATTTAAGTTAAGAAAGATATTGCGTGAAAAGAGAATTGGTCATACAGGAACATTAGACCCAGATGTGACAGGCGTATTACCGATTTGTATAGGACGTGCAACAAAAATTGCGCAGTTTTTAACGAGTGAAACGAAAACATATGAAGGTGAAGTTACACTAGGGTTTTCGACAACGACTGAAGATGCTTCTGGTGAGGTAGTGGAAAAACAAGATGTAAATCGCATCATTACACGTGCGGAAGTGGAAGATGTACTAGCAGAATTAACAGGTACAATCGAGCAAGTACCTCCCATGTATTCAGCTGTAAAAGTAAATGGAAAGAAACTGTATGAATATGCAAGAGCCGGACAAGAAGTGGAACGTCCAGTTCGTACGATAACCATTCATGAATTCGTGTTACTTGATGATCGTGAAGTATTTGAAGGGGAAAACATTTCATTCCGCTTCCGTGTTACATGTAGCAAAGGAACATATGTGAGAACATTAGCGGTTATGATTGGTGAAAAATTAGGATTCCCAGCACATATGTCACATCTTGTGCGCACAGCTTCAGGAGAATTTTTGCTAGAAGATTGCATATCATTTGAAGAAATTGAAGAAAACATGCAAAATGGAACGGTAGAGTCTATTTTCATCTCAATTGATGAAGCGTTAAGTAAGTTTCCAAAAATGATTGTAGATGAAAAACAAGCAGAAAAAATAAAAAATGGCATGTTTTTAAAGAATGAATTACAAGTGACAGCGCCATTTATTACAGTGTTTGATAAAAATGAACATTGCTTAGCAATTTATGAACATCATCCAAAACATCCTGGCATGTTAAAGCCAATGAAAGTACTTGTGAATAATCAGGAACTAAAGCTATAA
- the rnpM gene encoding RNase P modulator RnpM — MSNRKVPLRKCIATQEMKSKRELVRIVRSKEGEVSIDLTGKKSGRGAYLSKDKECIIQAQKKNILEHHLKAKIDSSLYEELLELVEKESK; from the coding sequence GTGAGCAATCGAAAAGTTCCGTTACGAAAATGTATTGCAACACAAGAAATGAAATCAAAGCGCGAGCTCGTTCGCATTGTTCGTTCCAAAGAGGGCGAAGTGTCCATTGATTTAACTGGAAAGAAATCAGGACGTGGTGCATACTTGTCAAAAGACAAAGAGTGCATTATCCAAGCGCAGAAAAAAAACATTTTGGAACATCATCTAAAAGCGAAAATCGACAGTTCCCTTTATGAAGAGCTTCTCGAGCTTGTTGAGAAGGAGTCGAAATAA
- the nusA gene encoding transcription termination factor NusA, with protein sequence MSTELLDALLVLESEKGISKDIIIDAIEAALISAYKRNFNQAQNVRVSFNPEVGTIQVLARKDVVDNVFDPRLEISVEEARHINPNYQDGDVLEIEVTPKDFGRIAAQTAKQVVTQRVREAERGVIYSEFSDREEDIMVGIVQRQDARFIYVSLGKVEALLPVSEQMPNEQYKPHDRIRVFITKVEKTTKGPQIYVSRTHPGLLKRLFEIEVPEIYDGTVEIRSVAREAGDRSKISVYAENIDVDPVGSCVGPKGQRVQRIVDELKGEKIDIVRWSNDPVEYVANALSPSQVVKVLVNEEEKATTVVVPDHQLSLAIGKRGQNARLAAKLTGWKIDIKSESDAKQLGIVTEEYNMIAFDSVEDEIE encoded by the coding sequence ATGAGCACTGAGTTGTTAGATGCTTTGCTCGTATTAGAATCAGAAAAAGGTATTAGCAAAGATATTATTATTGATGCAATTGAGGCAGCTTTAATCTCTGCTTATAAACGCAATTTTAACCAAGCACAAAACGTACGTGTTAGCTTTAACCCAGAAGTGGGAACAATTCAAGTTTTAGCACGTAAAGACGTTGTAGATAATGTGTTTGATCCACGTCTTGAAATTTCTGTAGAAGAAGCAAGACATATCAATCCGAACTATCAAGATGGTGATGTATTAGAGATTGAAGTAACACCAAAAGATTTCGGACGTATTGCAGCGCAAACTGCAAAACAAGTTGTGACACAACGTGTACGTGAGGCAGAACGCGGTGTCATTTATTCAGAATTTAGTGACCGCGAAGAAGATATCATGGTTGGTATTGTGCAACGTCAAGATGCTCGTTTTATTTATGTAAGCTTAGGGAAAGTAGAAGCTTTACTACCAGTAAGTGAGCAAATGCCGAATGAACAATATAAACCACATGATCGAATTCGTGTGTTCATTACAAAAGTAGAAAAAACGACAAAAGGACCACAAATTTACGTATCACGTACACATCCAGGTCTTTTAAAACGTTTATTCGAAATTGAAGTGCCAGAAATTTATGATGGAACTGTAGAAATTCGTTCTGTAGCACGTGAAGCAGGCGACCGTTCTAAAATTTCTGTATATGCAGAGAATATCGATGTTGATCCAGTAGGTTCTTGCGTAGGTCCAAAAGGACAACGTGTACAACGCATTGTTGATGAACTAAAAGGTGAAAAGATTGATATTGTTCGCTGGTCAAATGATCCAGTTGAATATGTAGCAAATGCTTTAAGCCCATCACAAGTTGTAAAAGTACTTGTGAATGAAGAGGAAAAAGCAACAACTGTTGTTGTTCCAGATCATCAGCTTTCATTAGCAATTGGTAAACGCGGGCAAAATGCACGTCTTGCAGCGAAATTAACTGGTTGGAAAATTGATATTAAAAGCGAGTCTGATGCGAAGCAACTTGGCATTGTAACAGAAGAATACAACATGATCGCATTCGATTCAGTTGAAGACGAAATCGAATAG
- a CDS encoding DUF503 domain-containing protein gives MIIASLSFECMIYDVHSLKEKRAILQRVLTRVKQRYNVAVSEIGHQDVWQRTEIAIVSVSSNRVVCEKEMNRVLTYIDSFPEIERTITQLEWY, from the coding sequence ATGATTATCGCTTCACTCTCATTCGAGTGTATGATTTATGATGTGCATTCTTTAAAAGAGAAACGAGCAATTTTACAGCGTGTGCTAACTCGTGTGAAACAGAGATACAATGTAGCGGTTTCTGAAATAGGACACCAAGATGTATGGCAACGTACAGAAATTGCGATTGTTTCCGTATCCTCAAATCGTGTTGTCTGCGAAAAAGAAATGAATCGTGTACTTACGTATATCGATTCATTTCCTGAAATTGAACGCACGATAACACAATTGGAATGGTATTGA
- the ribF gene encoding bifunctional riboflavin kinase/FAD synthetase, which yields MKIIHLTHPHKQNKIELPPTVMALGFFDGIHLGHQRVIRTAKKIADERGCKSAVITFHPHPSVVLGKKEAHVEYITPLCIKGKVIADLGIDMLYVVKFDESFAGLLPQQFVDEYIIGLNVKHVVAGFDYSYGRLGKGTMETLPFHARGEFTQTVIEKVEFQEEKVSSTALRKLIRNGEMEQIPSILGRAYTVEGMVVHGDKRGRQIGFPTANVALSEEYLLPPVGVYAVRLKVHDEWYDGVCNIGYKPTFKEDERQLSIEVHLFHFNEDIYDQIVAVEWHMRIREEKKFNGIEELVAQIAKDKITAQEYFRTAKNILAFSNEK from the coding sequence GTGAAAATTATTCATTTAACTCATCCACATAAACAAAATAAAATAGAATTACCACCTACTGTAATGGCATTAGGATTTTTTGATGGCATTCATTTAGGACATCAACGTGTGATTCGAACAGCAAAAAAAATAGCGGATGAAAGAGGATGTAAGAGTGCTGTTATAACATTTCATCCACATCCATCTGTTGTGTTAGGGAAAAAGGAAGCTCATGTGGAGTATATTACGCCACTATGTATTAAAGGAAAAGTAATTGCAGATTTGGGGATTGATATGTTATATGTGGTGAAATTCGATGAATCATTTGCTGGATTACTGCCACAACAGTTTGTAGATGAATATATTATTGGACTAAATGTAAAGCATGTAGTAGCAGGCTTTGATTATTCATATGGACGTTTAGGAAAAGGGACGATGGAGACTTTACCATTTCATGCAAGAGGGGAGTTTACACAGACCGTGATTGAAAAAGTTGAATTCCAAGAAGAAAAAGTAAGTTCAACGGCATTACGAAAACTGATTCGAAATGGCGAAATGGAGCAAATCCCATCTATTCTAGGTAGAGCTTATACAGTAGAAGGAATGGTTGTTCATGGGGATAAACGCGGACGGCAAATTGGTTTTCCAACAGCTAATGTAGCTTTAAGTGAGGAATATCTTCTGCCACCTGTTGGTGTATATGCAGTAAGACTGAAAGTTCACGATGAGTGGTATGATGGTGTATGTAACATCGGATATAAACCAACTTTTAAAGAAGATGAGCGCCAATTGTCTATTGAAGTGCATTTATTCCATTTCAATGAAGATATATATGATCAGATTGTTGCTGTTGAGTGGCACATGCGTATTCGAGAAGAGAAAAAATTTAATGGCATCGAGGAGCTAGTTGCACAAATTGCAAAAGATAAAATAACAGCACAAGAATATTTTAGGACTGCAAAGAATATACTTGCTTTTTCCAATGAAAAGTAG
- a CDS encoding YlxQ family RNA-binding protein yields the protein MSDWKSFLGLANRARKIISGEELVLKEVRSGKAKLVLLSEDASANTTKRIIDKTTYYNIPMRKVENRQQLGHAIGRDERVVVAVLDEGFAKKLRSMLDTTYRG from the coding sequence GTGTCCGATTGGAAATCGTTTTTAGGACTAGCAAACCGTGCTCGAAAAATAATTTCGGGTGAAGAACTCGTTTTAAAAGAAGTACGAAGTGGCAAAGCAAAGCTTGTATTGCTTTCTGAAGATGCGTCAGCGAACACTACAAAGCGCATCATAGATAAAACCACGTACTATAACATACCAATGAGAAAAGTCGAAAATCGACAACAATTAGGGCATGCGATTGGGAGAGACGAGCGAGTCGTTGTAGCTGTGTTAGATGAGGGCTTTGCGAAAAAGCTGCGTAGCATGCTCGATACAACTTACCGGGGGTGA
- the rpsO gene encoding 30S ribosomal protein S15, giving the protein MALTQERKNEIIAQFRTHETDTGSPEVQIAVLTEQINTLNEHLRTHKKDHHSRRGLLKMVGKRRNLLTYLRNSDITRYRELITKLGLRR; this is encoded by the coding sequence ATGGCTTTAACACAAGAGCGTAAAAATGAAATCATTGCACAATTTAGAACTCATGAGACTGATACTGGTTCTCCAGAGGTTCAAATTGCTGTCCTAACGGAGCAAATTAACACTCTAAACGAGCACTTACGTACTCACAAGAAAGATCATCATTCACGTCGTGGTCTATTAAAGATGGTTGGTAAACGTCGTAACTTACTTACTTACCTTCGTAATAGCGATATCACACGTTACCGTGAATTAATCACAAAGCTTGGCTTACGTCGATAG
- the infB gene encoding translation initiation factor IF-2, whose translation MSKIRVYEYAKKHNISSKDIITKLKEMNIEVSNHMTMLDDEVVNKLDNKYNTGAEKPSVADEFEVEEKVVRSKKNSNKKKKKGKGNEDKRQENFAGRQQTQVVETPDKITFSGSLTVSELAKKLNKEPSELIKKLFMLGIMATINQDLDKDTIELIASDYGIEVEEEVIVSETEFETFIDEQDDEENLKERPAVVTIMGHVDHGKTTLLDSIRNSKVTAGEAGGITQHIGAYQVEVNDKKITFLDTPGHAAFTTMRARGAQVTDITILVVAADDGVMPQTVEAINHAKAAGVPIIVAVNKMDKPAANPDRVMQELTEYELVPEAWGGDTIFVPISAIQGEGIDNLLEMILLVSEVEEYKANPNRYATGTVIEAQLDKGKGTIATLLVQNGTLRVGDPIVVGTSFGRVRAMVSDIGRRVKVAGPSTPVEITGLNEVPQAGDRFMAFADEKKARQIGESRAQQALLAQRGEKSKLSLEDLFQQIQEGEMKEINLIVKADVQGSVEAMAASLRKIDVEGVKVKIIHTGVGAITESDIILASASNAIVIGFNVRPDVNAKRTAELENVDIRLHRIIYKVIEEIEAAMQGMLDPEFEEKVIGQAEVRQTFKVTKVGTIAGCYVTDGKITRDSGVRIIRDGVVIYEGQLDTLKRFKDDVKEVAQNYECGITIEKYNDLKEGDIIEAYIMEEVKR comes from the coding sequence ATGAGTAAAATTCGAGTGTATGAATATGCAAAGAAACACAATATCTCAAGTAAAGATATTATTACAAAACTAAAAGAAATGAATATCGAGGTTTCGAATCATATGACAATGTTAGACGATGAAGTAGTAAACAAATTAGATAATAAGTACAATACTGGAGCAGAAAAACCTTCTGTTGCAGATGAGTTTGAAGTAGAAGAAAAAGTTGTTCGTAGTAAAAAGAACAGCAATAAGAAAAAGAAGAAAGGCAAAGGAAATGAAGACAAACGTCAAGAAAACTTTGCTGGAAGACAACAAACGCAAGTTGTAGAAACACCAGATAAAATTACTTTCTCTGGATCACTTACTGTAAGTGAACTTGCAAAGAAATTAAACAAAGAGCCATCTGAGCTTATTAAAAAGCTCTTCATGTTAGGTATTATGGCGACGATTAACCAAGATTTAGATAAAGATACAATTGAGTTAATCGCTAGTGATTACGGTATTGAAGTAGAGGAAGAAGTAATTGTAAGTGAAACTGAGTTTGAAACATTCATTGATGAACAAGACGATGAAGAAAATTTAAAAGAGCGTCCAGCCGTTGTTACAATTATGGGACACGTTGACCATGGTAAAACAACATTACTTGATTCTATCCGTAATTCAAAAGTAACTGCTGGCGAAGCGGGTGGAATTACTCAGCATATTGGTGCATACCAAGTTGAAGTAAATGACAAGAAAATTACGTTCTTAGATACACCGGGTCACGCGGCGTTTACAACGATGCGCGCACGTGGTGCACAAGTAACAGATATTACAATCCTTGTTGTAGCAGCTGATGACGGTGTTATGCCACAAACAGTTGAAGCAATTAACCATGCAAAAGCAGCTGGAGTACCAATTATTGTTGCTGTGAATAAAATGGATAAACCAGCAGCGAATCCAGACCGTGTAATGCAAGAATTAACAGAGTATGAATTAGTTCCAGAAGCTTGGGGCGGAGATACAATTTTCGTGCCAATTTCTGCAATTCAAGGTGAAGGAATTGACAACTTGCTAGAAATGATCCTACTTGTAAGTGAAGTAGAAGAATATAAAGCAAATCCAAACCGTTATGCAACTGGTACTGTAATTGAAGCACAGCTTGATAAAGGTAAAGGAACAATCGCAACATTACTTGTACAAAATGGTACACTTCGAGTGGGAGATCCAATTGTTGTTGGGACGTCATTTGGACGTGTTCGTGCGATGGTAAGTGACATCGGACGTCGTGTGAAAGTTGCTGGTCCATCTACTCCTGTTGAAATTACAGGTTTAAATGAAGTACCACAAGCTGGAGATCGTTTCATGGCATTTGCTGATGAGAAGAAGGCACGTCAAATTGGTGAATCACGTGCACAACAAGCATTGCTTGCACAGCGCGGTGAGAAATCTAAATTAAGCCTTGAAGATTTATTCCAACAAATCCAAGAAGGCGAAATGAAAGAAATTAACCTAATTGTGAAAGCAGACGTACAAGGTTCTGTAGAAGCAATGGCAGCATCACTTCGTAAAATTGATGTTGAAGGTGTAAAAGTGAAAATTATTCATACAGGCGTAGGTGCGATTACAGAGTCTGATATTATTTTAGCTTCTGCATCTAATGCGATTGTAATCGGATTTAACGTACGTCCTGATGTAAACGCGAAACGTACAGCTGAGCTAGAAAATGTTGATATTCGTCTGCACCGTATTATTTACAAAGTAATCGAAGAGATTGAAGCAGCAATGCAAGGTATGCTTGATCCTGAATTCGAAGAAAAAGTAATTGGCCAAGCGGAAGTTCGTCAAACATTCAAAGTAACAAAAGTTGGAACAATTGCAGGATGTTACGTAACAGACGGTAAAATCACGCGTGATAGCGGTGTTCGTATTATCCGTGACGGTGTAGTAATTTACGAAGGACAACTTGATACGCTAAAACGTTTCAAAGACGACGTAAAAGAAGTTGCACAAAACTACGAGTGTGGTATTACAATTGAGAAATACAACGATCTTAAAGAAGGGGACATCATTGAGGCGTACATTATGGAAGAAGTGAAGCGATGA
- the rimP gene encoding ribosome maturation factor RimP — protein MDKKVTEVVEALAQPIVEELNLELVDVEYVKEGKDWFLRVFIDSETGVDIEECGAVSERLSEALDKEDPIPHLYFLDVSSPGAERPLKKEKDFQQAVGRQVAIKTYEPIDGEKMFEGKLLSYDGTTITLLLTIKTRKKEIQIPMDKVANARLAVTF, from the coding sequence ATGGATAAGAAAGTCACAGAAGTTGTTGAAGCACTTGCACAGCCGATTGTTGAAGAGTTAAATCTTGAACTTGTAGATGTAGAATATGTGAAAGAAGGAAAAGACTGGTTCCTACGCGTATTTATCGATTCTGAAACAGGAGTAGACATTGAAGAATGCGGTGCGGTAAGTGAGCGTTTAAGTGAAGCTTTAGATAAAGAGGACCCAATTCCTCATCTTTACTTTTTGGATGTATCATCTCCTGGAGCAGAACGCCCATTAAAGAAAGAAAAAGACTTCCAGCAAGCGGTAGGAAGACAAGTGGCAATTAAAACATATGAGCCGATTGATGGTGAAAAGATGTTTGAAGGAAAGCTACTGTCCTATGATGGTACAACAATTACACTATTATTAACAATTAAAACACGTAAAAAAGAAATCCAAATTCCAATGGATAAAGTTGCGAATGCGCGACTTGCTGTTACGTTTTAG
- the rbfA gene encoding 30S ribosome-binding factor RbfA, whose protein sequence is MKLRANRVGEQMKKELGDIISRKIKDPRVGFVTVTDVQVSGDLQIAKVYISVLGDEEQKENTLKGLAKAKGFIRSEIGQRIRLRKTPEISFEFDESIGYGHRIDTLLHEINKDGKREE, encoded by the coding sequence ATGAAATTACGTGCGAACCGTGTGGGTGAGCAAATGAAAAAAGAATTAGGCGACATCATTAGTCGTAAAATTAAAGACCCACGTGTTGGATTTGTTACAGTAACAGATGTACAAGTGAGCGGAGATTTACAAATTGCCAAAGTATATATTTCTGTTTTAGGAGACGAAGAACAGAAAGAAAATACATTAAAAGGCTTAGCGAAGGCAAAAGGCTTTATTCGTTCAGAAATTGGCCAACGTATTCGTCTTCGTAAAACACCGGAAATTTCTTTTGAATTTGATGAATCCATTGGATATGGTCATCGAATTGATACACTTTTACATGAAATTAATAAAGACGGTAAACGTGAAGAATAA